CACCCCGGTCGTTGCGGAATGTGATGACGGGCGATTAAACGATATTCAAGGGCGCCATGTCTCCGAAGCCGATGTCATGCGAGCCCTTGATGACGCGGCAACAGGCCCAGTGGCGGAAGGAAGTGTCGGAGCCGGAACCGGCATGATCTCCTACGGGTTCAAGGGCGGCATCGGCACAGCCTCTCGTCGCCTCGCTGCGTCCGACGGTGGATATACCGTCGGAGTGTTGGTCAACGCCAACCATGGCCGGCGACCTGAACTGACCATGGGCGGAGTCCCGGTCGGGCGTCAGTATGACGCGGCGGGGCCAAGATCCGGGCACCTGGGAGATGAACTGCCATCGCGACTGCACGTCGATCGCGAGGGCACGAGTGGAAATGCCGAGGGATCGATTATCGTCATCATCGCCACCGACGCCCCGCTCGACAGTCGGCAACTGACTCGTCTCGGGAAGCGAGCCGCGCTCGGCCTCGCGCGGACCGGCTCGACGGCACGCCACGGGAGCGGCGATTTCATGCTAGCGTTCTCCACCGGCAACGTCATTCCCCATTACCCCACGGAGCCGACCTTTTCACTCCTGCATCTCGCCGACACACACCTGAATTCCATGATTACGGCCACGGTAGAGGCCACGGAGGAAGCGATTCTCAATGCGCTGACCAGCGCGACAACCGTCACCGGACGTGATGGGTTCCGCGCAGAAGCCATCTCGCTCCCGCGCCTGCGCGCGCTGCTCACCCCCGATGCCCCAGTTGGCCGGTAGGCCATCCTGGCGCGGCTTCCTGCACCTTGCTTTTAGTCAGGCCCGCGGCTATTCTCCTGACTCATCCCTACGTCATTCGGAGGGCTATGGCTGATTATGCTTTGGGAGGCAGCCTCTCGCTGCTGAACGCAATCGAGAAGAGCACCCGGTTTGCAGAGTTTCTCAAAACCCGAATGACCCAAGCCCTCGAAACGCAGGACCCGACGGAACTCCACTACTTGCTGGCACAGCTGGACGATTATCACTCGTACATATGGCGCTATTACAAAAAGCTCGCGACGGAACGACCTGAACGCATGAACCCAGGCGTCTAAGTACGTCAGATTGAGACGCTCCGATCCCCGATACCAAAGACAGTCTCGTGATTACCACACCGTCATCGACACTTCGGTTTGCCTCAGCCCTCACGCGCCAACGTACCGCGCAAGCGGCAGCCGATGAATTGGTCCATGCCATCCGAAATCAGTTGGGCTCCGCTCGCATCGATGTCGTGTTCTTGTTTATCTCGATCCAGCATGCCGATCAGGCCGATGCCCTTGCCCAGGCACTACGCAAAGCCCTCGATCCAGCCACGTTTGTTGGGTGCACCGGTGAAGGTGTCATTGCCACGGGGCAGGAGATCGAAACAGGACCGGCAGCGACGCTCTGGGCCGCCCATCTGCCAGGAGTTGTCACTCACCCGCTGCGACTCTCGTTTTCAAGCGTCCACGACCAATTCTCCTTGCGTGACTGGCCAGACATGGACACGGACGGCATTCCTCCTCCCGCCATGCTGTTGCTTGCCGATCCCTTCTCCACCCCGATGCAGGACGTGCTGGCCGTCCTTGAGGAACAATATCCGGGAACTCGCGCATTAGGCGGGCTAGCAGGGGGCGGCCAAGACCTGGGAGAGAATCGGCTGTTCCTCGATGATGAAATCTACACCGATGGGCTGGTCGGCGTGGCCCTCTCCGGGCGCATCGCCGTGCACAGCGTGATCTCCCAAGGTTGTCGCCCGATCGGAGAACGGTTTATCGTCACGAAGTCTGAGCACAACGTCATCCATGAACTTGGCGGGCGTCCTGCCCTTCAGTGCTTACAAATGGCCTTCAGCCAACTGAGCAGCGAGGAACGCGCCCAGGCTCAACGCGCCCTGCATATCGGGATCGCGATGGATGAGCAGCGGGCTCAATTCACACGAGGTGACTTCCTGATCCGCAATCTTCTCGGAGCGGACCAACAGACCGGAGCCATCGTCATAGGAGACGTCGTTCAGGAGGGACAGACTGTACAGTTTCAGGTCCGGGATGCTCAGTCCGCCGACGAGGATCTGCGCGTGTTACTTGCCGCCTCCCATCCCGGCGCGCTCCCGCTGGGTGCCTTGTTATTCAGTTGTTGTGGACGTGGGAGGGGGTTGTTCGGCGTACCAAACCATGATGCCGCGGTGTTGGGAGAACAGTTCGGCGCGATTCCCGTTGCAGGATTTTTCGCCCAAGGAGAGGTAGGCCCAGTCGGGGGACGGAATTTTCTGCATGGCTATACCGCCAGCATCGCAATTTTTTCCGAACCCGGACGCAGAAATGAGGCTGGCAGCCACTATTGAGCTACGCGGGTCTGGCACCGTAACGTCGCATCACACGCACCACGGAGACATACGTATGAACACTCGCTTCCGGGGAACACTTTGGAGTATTGTGGGGTTCGTTGCACTCAGCATGGGAGGACCAATCATGGCACAAGGGGAACCAGCCGGCTCGGCCGCCGAAGTGACCACCGCTTCCGGCCTCAAATACATTGATGTGGTCGTGGGTACCGGCCGGGAAGCCACAGCCGGCAACCTTGCCACCGTTCACTATACCGGATGGCTGACGAACGGCAAAAAGTTCGATAGTTCCGTCGATCGCCGGGATCCGTTTTCGTTTCCCATCGGAGCAGGCCAGGTCATTCGGGGTTGGGATGAGGGGGTCGCCGGGATGAAAGTCGGCGGCAAGCGGAAACTGACCATTCCCCCGGACCTGGGATATGGCCCCCGTGGCGCGGGCGGCGTGATTCCGCCGAACGCCACGCTGGTCTTCGACGTGGAATTGCTCGAGGTGCGATAACTCCGGCTCGGCGACATGGAGTCGCACAGAGCGTCATGCTGAACGGCCATATCACACAATGAAACAGACACCACTGATCAACGCGCACCGACAGGCGCAGGGGAAGCTGGTCGACTTTGCCGGGTGGGAGATGCCCATCCAATACTCCGGCGTGGTCGATGAGTACCAGACCGTGCGCCGTTATGCAGGCCTCTTTGACGTCAGCCACATGGGGCGGATCAGTGTCACGGGCCCAGGCTCGTTGGCATTCCTGCAACGGGTGACGACGAACGACGTCTCCAAAATTTCCGTGCGTCAATCGCAATACTCCATGGTCTGCACGCCACGCGGCGGGATTAAAGACGATATCTTCATCTACCACGTGAAGCCCTATGAATTCCTAGTCTGCGTCAACGCCTCGAACCGGGCCAAGATCGTCGACTGGTTGCACGAAAAGGTCGCACAGGCTCAGGGGTGTCAGGTTCAAGACCGGTCGGAAGCTCTTGCACAGATTGCAATCCAAGGCCCTGCCTCCCGTGACATTTTGGCCGCCGCCGGTATGGGTGACATCAGCAGCCTGAAGGTCCGTCAATGCCTGGACACCACATTGTGCGGCCACCAGACCTTGGTGACACGAACCGGATACACAGGCGAATTAGGGTACGAACTCTATCTCCCAGCAGAGGGGGCTGCAGCAGCCTGGGACCACCTGCTTGAGACGGGACGCCCGTTCGGGATAAAACCAGCGGGACTCGGTGCACGCGATCTGCTGCGGCTCGAGATGGCGTATCTCCTATACGGCAACGACATGAACGAGGACACCACCCCAATCGAAGCCGGCGCGGATTGGGTGGTGAAATTTGATAAAGGTGATTTTATCGGCCGCGCCGAATTGCTGGCGCAGCACACCACTGGGCCATCGCGGCGACTTGTGGCATTTGAACTGGTTGAAAAGGGCGTGCCACGGCACGGGTTTACAATCCTCAATCCAGAAAAGCCGCATGCCGTGATCGGCGAAGTCACCAGCGGAAATCTGTCCCCCCTGCTGCAGAAGGGTATCGGAATGGGCTATGTCGCCCCCGCAGCCGCCCAACCAGGATCATCGATCCTGATCGATATCCGGGGCAAGGCATGCCCAGCCGTCGTCGTGAAGCCACCCTTTTACAAGCGTGCGCTCGGCACGACATAGACATGGTCAAACCGATCTATCAAGGCAAAGTCGTCACACTCAACGTTGATACCGTGCGCCTGCCCAACGGCCACACCATCGACCTCGAGGTCATTCGTCACCCCGGGGCTGCCGCGGTCGTGCCCATGAAAGACGATGGAACGGTCGTGATGATTCGCCAGTTTCGCCATGCCGCAAACGGGTTTATTTACGAAATCCCTGCGGGGAAGTTACATCCCAAGGAAGACCCGCTGGACTGTGCCGCGCGTGAACTGGAAGAAGAGATCGGCTACAAGGCAGGACGCTTCGAATTGCTGTCGAGCATTTTCACGGCGCCGGGCTTCGCCGACGAAGTCATTCACGTCTATGTGGCGACAGCCCTGACTCGTGGCACCCAGAATCTGGATCAGGATGAAGTGCTGGAAGTGGTGGAGATGCCCCTGCGCGAGGCTATTGCAAAAATCGAGGATGGGACGATTCGGGACGCAAAGACAATCATAGGACTACAGGCCGTGTATATCCGGCAGCAACACTTCCACTAAAACGACCGGGAGGTCCTCACCCAGCAGGATGAGAGACCTCCCAAGCCAGCTCGCCTCGCCGGAAAACAGTTTCTCTTAGTGGCCGCCCTTCTTCTCTTCCTTCTTCTTATCGTCGCCGAACACGGTCTGGGAGAGGTGACCACCCTTCTTCTCTTCCTTCTTCTTGTCGTCACCGAACACGGTCTGGGAGAAGTGGCCGCCCTTCTTCTCTTCCTTCTTCTTATCGTCACCGGCAAACGAAGGAGCGCTGAAAGCAACCAACATCGCAACTGCCATGACCGACAACATCATCTTCTTCATACTGACGTACCTCCTGTTAGGTTTGAAGTTACCGACCACCGACGGTTCTCCCTTTAAGCAAGGTCCTTGCCGTATGGGCAATGAACCGTAACTCCTTGTTTTTCTAGCTTTCCATGAAGAGATACTTGCTGACGCCCCAATGAAGCACTCTGCAAGTCTGTGGCAGAATAGCCTGGCCGATACTAAACCGCCTCATCATCGGCATCAAAACGGGCAGCGGAGACAAACCTAGTGCAAAAATTCCTAACATCCGGCCCAACACAACGTGTAACTCATCATGCCAAGACGACAACCTTTGCCCGACCATCTCGCAATTGGGCTGCGCATCCTCTTTGTGGGCATTAACCCGGGATTGCGCTCAGCTGCGCTCGGGCATCACTACGCTGGGCCGTCGAACCGGTTCTGGAGATTGTTGTATGAGGCGAACCTGGTCCCTGAACGGCTGAGCTATCGAGACGATGGCCGACTGCTTCACTGGGGACTAGGACTCACCAATTTGGTTTCACGCCCCACTGCAGGACTGGCCGATCTGACCGCGCAGGATTTAGCTGGCGGACGCCAGGCGTTACGACAGAAAATACGTCGCTACCGCCCGCGTGTGGTCGCACTTCTCGGCATGACTCTCTACCCGGCTCTGTTCCCGCTTGAACCAAGACAACCCGCACCACACCCAGGCCTGCAGGCAGTGACGCTCGACGATGCCCGTATCGTGCTGCTCCCGAATCCCAGCGGACGGAACGCGGCCTATTCCTATCAATCAATGCTCGAGGCCTTTCAGATGCTTGCAC
The sequence above is drawn from the Nitrospira defluvii genome and encodes:
- a CDS encoding P1 family peptidase; this translates as MTHSRTTSASLITRAVILITLLASPAWSADSTSDTTDHHRLRARTLGLNLGHLEPGPLNAITDVPGVKVGHVTLMRGEGTLIPGEGPVRTGVTVIVPRDDVWHKKVPAGAFVLNGTGEMTGLAWVAESGFLEYPIALTNTLNVPRVANGVISWMLRQNPGIGITDDTLTPVVAECDDGRLNDIQGRHVSEADVMRALDDAATGPVAEGSVGAGTGMISYGFKGGIGTASRRLAASDGGYTVGVLVNANHGRRPELTMGGVPVGRQYDAAGPRSGHLGDELPSRLHVDREGTSGNAEGSIIVIIATDAPLDSRQLTRLGKRAALGLARTGSTARHGSGDFMLAFSTGNVIPHYPTEPTFSLLHLADTHLNSMITATVEATEEAILNALTSATTVTGRDGFRAEAISLPRLRALLTPDAPVGR
- a CDS encoding FIST signal transduction protein; the encoded protein is MITTPSSTLRFASALTRQRTAQAAADELVHAIRNQLGSARIDVVFLFISIQHADQADALAQALRKALDPATFVGCTGEGVIATGQEIETGPAATLWAAHLPGVVTHPLRLSFSSVHDQFSLRDWPDMDTDGIPPPAMLLLADPFSTPMQDVLAVLEEQYPGTRALGGLAGGGQDLGENRLFLDDEIYTDGLVGVALSGRIAVHSVISQGCRPIGERFIVTKSEHNVIHELGGRPALQCLQMAFSQLSSEERAQAQRALHIGIAMDEQRAQFTRGDFLIRNLLGADQQTGAIVIGDVVQEGQTVQFQVRDAQSADEDLRVLLAASHPGALPLGALLFSCCGRGRGLFGVPNHDAAVLGEQFGAIPVAGFFAQGEVGPVGGRNFLHGYTASIAIFSEPGRRNEAGSHY
- a CDS encoding FKBP-type peptidyl-prolyl cis-trans isomerase codes for the protein MAQGEPAGSAAEVTTASGLKYIDVVVGTGREATAGNLATVHYTGWLTNGKKFDSSVDRRDPFSFPIGAGQVIRGWDEGVAGMKVGGKRKLTIPPDLGYGPRGAGGVIPPNATLVFDVELLEVR
- the gcvT gene encoding glycine cleavage system aminomethyltransferase GcvT; its protein translation is MKQTPLINAHRQAQGKLVDFAGWEMPIQYSGVVDEYQTVRRYAGLFDVSHMGRISVTGPGSLAFLQRVTTNDVSKISVRQSQYSMVCTPRGGIKDDIFIYHVKPYEFLVCVNASNRAKIVDWLHEKVAQAQGCQVQDRSEALAQIAIQGPASRDILAAAGMGDISSLKVRQCLDTTLCGHQTLVTRTGYTGELGYELYLPAEGAAAAWDHLLETGRPFGIKPAGLGARDLLRLEMAYLLYGNDMNEDTTPIEAGADWVVKFDKGDFIGRAELLAQHTTGPSRRLVAFELVEKGVPRHGFTILNPEKPHAVIGEVTSGNLSPLLQKGIGMGYVAPAAAQPGSSILIDIRGKACPAVVVKPPFYKRALGTT
- a CDS encoding NUDIX domain-containing protein, with product MVKPIYQGKVVTLNVDTVRLPNGHTIDLEVIRHPGAAAVVPMKDDGTVVMIRQFRHAANGFIYEIPAGKLHPKEDPLDCAARELEEEIGYKAGRFELLSSIFTAPGFADEVIHVYVATALTRGTQNLDQDEVLEVVEMPLREAIAKIEDGTIRDAKTIIGLQAVYIRQQHFH
- a CDS encoding mismatch-specific DNA-glycosylase — encoded protein: MPRRQPLPDHLAIGLRILFVGINPGLRSAALGHHYAGPSNRFWRLLYEANLVPERLSYRDDGRLLHWGLGLTNLVSRPTAGLADLTAQDLAGGRQALRQKIRRYRPRVVALLGMTLYPALFPLEPRQPAPHPGLQAVTLDDARIVLLPNPSGRNAAYSYQSMLEAFQMLAQLITTAHPQTAGEIPPSDTLEFSR